One Vallitalea pronyensis genomic region harbors:
- a CDS encoding galactokinase, whose amino-acid sequence MQGQMVEKFLKIYGGSEEGLKKYFAPGRVNLIGEHIDYNGGYVFPCALDFGTYAVARKREDKVVRFATLNFDLRVEINVDVIEYEEAHDWTNYPKGVMKMFKDKGHVLGGFDVLYYGNIPNGSGLSSSASLEVLTAVIVNDLFDCKEDMIEMVKMSQKAENTFNGVNCGIMDQFAVGMGKKDHAILLDCDTLAYDYAPLVLDGYKIVIGNTKKRRGLADSKYNERRSECEYALGCLQKELDIQHLCELDMAGFEANKHLIDREIPRNRAEHAVAENERVKKAVEALNTGDIATFGKLMDASHVSLRDLYEVTGVELDTMVEEAWKIDGTVGARMTGAGFGGCIVSIVREDCVESFIEEVGKRYEERIGLKGEFYVASVGDGAGVIG is encoded by the coding sequence ATGCAAGGACAGATGGTTGAGAAGTTTTTAAAAATATACGGTGGTAGTGAAGAAGGTTTGAAGAAGTATTTTGCGCCTGGTAGGGTGAATCTTATTGGTGAGCATATTGATTATAATGGCGGGTATGTCTTCCCATGTGCACTTGATTTTGGTACATATGCAGTGGCTAGAAAGCGTGAGGACAAGGTGGTACGCTTTGCTACCCTTAATTTTGATCTTAGAGTAGAGATTAACGTGGATGTGATTGAATATGAGGAAGCTCATGATTGGACCAACTACCCTAAGGGTGTTATGAAGATGTTTAAGGATAAAGGTCATGTGTTAGGTGGATTTGATGTTCTATATTATGGTAATATCCCCAATGGTTCAGGGTTATCTTCTTCAGCGTCTCTGGAAGTATTAACAGCGGTTATTGTGAATGATTTATTTGACTGTAAGGAAGACATGATTGAGATGGTGAAGATGAGCCAAAAAGCAGAGAATACCTTTAATGGGGTTAATTGTGGGATTATGGATCAGTTTGCTGTAGGGATGGGTAAGAAAGATCATGCGATTTTATTAGATTGTGATACGTTGGCATATGATTATGCGCCCCTTGTGCTTGATGGGTATAAGATTGTTATTGGGAATACGAAGAAGCGAAGGGGGCTTGCAGATTCTAAGTATAATGAGCGGCGTTCGGAGTGTGAGTATGCACTTGGATGTTTGCAGAAAGAGTTGGATATTCAGCATTTATGTGAGTTAGATATGGCTGGTTTTGAAGCAAACAAGCATCTAATCGATAGGGAGATTCCTAGAAATCGTGCGGAGCATGCTGTGGCGGAGAATGAGCGTGTGAAGAAGGCGGTTGAAGCGCTTAATACTGGAGACATTGCGACATTTGGTAAGTTGATGGATGCGTCTCATGTGTCCCTTAGAGATTTGTATGAGGTGACTGGGGTGGAGCTTGATACCATGGTTGAGGAAGCTTGGAAGATTGATGGGACCGTTGGTGCTCGTATGACGGGGGCTGGATTTGGTGGTTGTATTGTGAGTATTGTGAGGGAAGATTGTGTGGAGAGTTTTATTGAAGAAGTTGGGAAGAGGTATGAGGAAAGGATAGGGTTGAAGGGTGAGTTTTATGTTGCTAGTGTGGGGGATGGAGCTGGTGTTATAGGGTAG
- the galE gene encoding UDP-glucose 4-epimerase GalE, producing the protein MAILVCGGAGYIGSHTVARLIEKGKDVIVFDNLQKGHKEAVPEGVALYVGDLRDPEALDKVFGENDIEAIIDFAADSLVGESVGEPLKYYHNNVYGTMCLLEKMKAYDVKFIVFSSTAATYGEPERIPIVETDRTMPTNPYGETKLSVEKMLKWSDQAYGMKYTALRYFNAAGAHADGHIGEDHAPESHLIPIILQVALGQREKISIFGSDYPTKDGTCVRDYIHVTDLADAHILALERLQKGGDSAVFNLGNGTGFSVKEVIEVTRTVTGHPIPVEEAPRRAGDPATLIASSDKAMKELNWKPAYNGLEQIIASAWKWHESHPNGYAK; encoded by the coding sequence ATGGCAATTTTGGTTTGTGGTGGAGCTGGGTATATTGGTTCTCATACGGTAGCTCGGTTGATAGAAAAGGGTAAGGATGTTATTGTTTTTGATAATTTGCAGAAAGGACATAAGGAGGCTGTTCCTGAGGGTGTGGCTTTGTATGTGGGGGATCTTAGAGATCCTGAGGCTTTAGATAAGGTTTTTGGGGAGAATGATATTGAGGCGATTATTGATTTTGCGGCAGATTCTCTTGTAGGAGAGAGTGTGGGAGAGCCCCTTAAGTATTATCATAATAATGTGTATGGTACCATGTGTTTATTGGAGAAGATGAAAGCGTATGATGTGAAGTTTATTGTGTTTTCTTCTACGGCAGCTACATATGGTGAGCCAGAGCGTATCCCCATTGTGGAGACAGATAGGACCATGCCAACGAATCCTTATGGTGAGACCAAGTTATCGGTGGAGAAGATGTTGAAGTGGAGCGATCAGGCTTATGGTATGAAGTATACGGCGCTTCGGTATTTTAATGCGGCGGGTGCTCACGCGGATGGTCATATTGGTGAAGATCATGCGCCAGAGTCTCATTTGATACCGATAATTCTACAGGTAGCATTAGGGCAGCGTGAGAAGATTTCTATATTTGGAAGTGATTATCCAACGAAGGATGGTACGTGTGTAAGGGATTATATTCATGTGACGGATTTAGCGGATGCACATATTTTAGCTCTAGAACGGTTGCAAAAGGGTGGTGACAGTGCTGTGTTTAATCTGGGTAATGGTACAGGATTTTCTGTGAAAGAGGTTATTGAAGTGACTCGAACAGTGACGGGGCATCCGATTCCTGTGGAAGAAGCGCCAAGACGTGCTGGTGACCCTGCTACCCTTATTGCTTCGTCAGATAAGGCCATGAAAGAGTTAAACTGGAAGCCCGCTTATAATGGTTTGGAGCAGATTATCGCCAGTGCTTGGAAATGGCATGAGAGTCATCCTAATGGCTATGCAAAATAA
- the galT gene encoding UDP-glucose--hexose-1-phosphate uridylyltransferase — protein sequence MENVKMAIEKLIQFGLYKGMIEAWDVPLVRNQLMDILGIDEPAEVIYEGALDETPVFILNELLDYAVEKGLIEDTVTYRDMLDARLMATIMPRPSELVHKFYDIVDDSGIEAATNYYYQLSKDSNYIRMDRIAKNAYWLAKTDVGELEITINLSKPEKDPKEIEKARSMPSANYPKCFLCIDNVGYPGRLNHPARNNHRVIPLRLNHEDWYLQYSPYVYYNEHSIIFNHQHVPMKISKDTFIRLLDFVEQFPHYFVGSNADLPIVGGSILSHDHFQGGHHTFPMETAPVIKTYKREAYPEVTIGLVKWPLSVVRLASKDKVQMIELAGEILAKWRNYSDESLGIRAYSEVDGKQVPHNTITPIARMNQDGDFELDLVLRNNRRSDAHPDGIYHPHAHLHHIKKENIGLIEVMGLAVLPARLKEELSLVEDVLIGKLTEYSHEEKLVKHQPWIKGLVEQYGTAMTQEEAEAVVKAEVGHIFAEVLRCAGVYKMDEAGIAGFERFIRA from the coding sequence ATGGAAAATGTTAAGATGGCAATAGAGAAGTTAATTCAGTTTGGTTTATATAAAGGTATGATTGAGGCATGGGATGTGCCTCTTGTTAGGAATCAATTAATGGATATTTTAGGTATAGACGAACCTGCTGAGGTTATTTATGAAGGTGCATTAGATGAGACACCTGTATTTATTTTAAATGAGTTGCTGGATTATGCAGTTGAAAAAGGGCTTATTGAAGATACGGTAACGTACCGAGATATGTTAGATGCTAGGCTCATGGCAACAATAATGCCCAGACCATCTGAGCTTGTTCATAAGTTTTATGATATAGTAGATGATTCGGGCATAGAAGCCGCTACGAATTACTATTATCAGTTATCTAAGGATTCCAATTATATAAGAATGGACCGAATAGCCAAGAATGCTTATTGGTTAGCCAAGACAGATGTGGGAGAGTTGGAGATTACCATTAACTTATCCAAGCCTGAGAAAGATCCTAAGGAGATTGAGAAAGCCCGAAGTATGCCAAGTGCCAATTATCCTAAGTGTTTTTTATGCATCGACAATGTAGGCTATCCTGGGCGGTTAAATCATCCAGCTAGAAATAACCATCGTGTTATTCCCCTAAGGTTAAATCATGAAGATTGGTATCTACAGTATTCGCCTTATGTGTATTATAATGAGCATTCCATTATTTTTAATCATCAGCATGTACCCATGAAGATATCCAAGGATACATTTATTCGGTTATTGGATTTTGTGGAGCAGTTCCCTCATTATTTTGTAGGCTCTAATGCAGACCTGCCCATTGTTGGTGGCTCTATATTAAGCCATGATCATTTCCAAGGAGGGCATCATACTTTTCCGATGGAGACTGCACCTGTTATAAAAACGTATAAGCGTGAAGCTTATCCAGAGGTGACAATTGGTTTGGTTAAGTGGCCTCTATCCGTCGTGCGTTTAGCGTCCAAAGACAAAGTTCAAATGATTGAATTAGCTGGAGAGATATTAGCGAAGTGGCGTAATTATTCTGATGAGAGTCTTGGAATCAGGGCTTATTCAGAGGTTGATGGTAAGCAAGTGCCTCATAATACCATTACACCAATAGCCCGTATGAACCAAGATGGCGATTTTGAACTGGATTTAGTCCTTCGTAATAATAGACGTAGCGATGCCCATCCAGATGGTATTTATCACCCACATGCTCATTTACATCATATTAAAAAGGAAAACATAGGCTTAATCGAAGTGATGGGTCTTGCTGTACTGCCTGCTAGACTTAAGGAAGAGTTATCATTAGTAGAAGATGTTTTAATAGGTAAGCTGACAGAATATAGCCATGAAGAGAAGCTTGTGAAACACCAACCATGGATTAAAGGATTGGTGGAGCAATATGGTACAGCCATGACGCAGGAAGAAGCAGAGGCTGTTGTTAAAGCAGAAGTTGGGCATATATTTGCAGAAGTGCTTAGATGTGCAGGGGTTTATAAAATGGATGAAGCGGGGATTGCAGGGTTTGAGAGATTTATTAGAGCATAA
- a CDS encoding peptidylprolyl isomerase: MNKFKGFVAGFLVACLLLSGTWVKAEDIVKHIQVLINTINIELNGEQVAKAGESYTLTNGKEVPNSLVYEETTYVPIRKVSEILGKDVVWDGVTKTIKLSDPGYADVADQVIATIGHEKILVRELKIYLNQIVNQYEYMYGPSVWEQELEEGKTVEDYAKESAVNTMEIVNILYQIALKDGTSLAEEQLEGIDDKVIQAIDGYPNADKDGVTQAFMKAQVIKEMTSQIAYHKMIEAIAIDETTLQAKLEQNTQYTDIQQNGYTYYAEQVRARHILFSTADETGEPLSDEKKAEVKALAEEVLAKAKSGEDFQALVKEYSEDPGSMGAGGEYTFSRGQMVKPFEEAAFALKPGEISDLVETAYGYHIIKLEELLPPLDKDIEAVKNREKMIIEDVKNQLKEEGFKQQIEVLRQEYSVVMNEELLKTIKVREESVKE, from the coding sequence ATGAATAAATTCAAAGGATTTGTAGCAGGATTTTTAGTAGCTTGTTTGTTACTATCAGGGACATGGGTTAAAGCCGAAGACATCGTTAAGCATATTCAAGTACTTATTAATACGATCAATATTGAATTAAATGGAGAACAAGTAGCTAAGGCAGGTGAGAGTTATACCTTAACCAATGGAAAAGAAGTTCCCAATAGCCTTGTATATGAAGAAACGACATATGTACCTATTAGAAAAGTATCTGAGATATTAGGAAAAGATGTCGTGTGGGATGGTGTAACAAAAACCATTAAGTTAAGTGACCCAGGTTATGCAGACGTGGCTGACCAAGTCATAGCAACGATTGGTCATGAAAAGATTCTTGTCAGAGAGTTAAAGATTTACCTTAATCAGATTGTTAACCAATATGAATACATGTACGGGCCATCGGTATGGGAGCAAGAATTGGAAGAAGGAAAAACCGTTGAAGATTATGCAAAAGAAAGTGCTGTCAACACCATGGAAATTGTCAACATACTTTATCAAATAGCGCTAAAAGATGGCACTAGTTTGGCAGAAGAGCAGCTTGAAGGCATTGATGATAAAGTCATACAGGCTATTGATGGTTATCCTAACGCAGATAAAGACGGTGTAACACAGGCGTTCATGAAAGCACAAGTGATAAAAGAGATGACCAGTCAAATAGCTTATCATAAGATGATAGAAGCAATTGCTATAGATGAAACAACATTGCAAGCAAAATTAGAACAAAACACACAGTATACCGATATACAGCAAAATGGATATACATATTATGCAGAGCAGGTAAGAGCAAGACACATATTATTTTCTACAGCAGATGAAACAGGAGAGCCACTATCTGACGAGAAAAAAGCAGAAGTAAAGGCTTTAGCAGAAGAAGTACTAGCAAAAGCAAAATCTGGGGAAGACTTCCAAGCCCTTGTAAAAGAATATTCTGAAGACCCAGGCTCTATGGGTGCTGGGGGTGAATATACCTTCTCAAGAGGTCAGATGGTGAAACCTTTTGAAGAGGCTGCATTTGCTCTAAAGCCAGGTGAAATTAGTGACTTGGTTGAAACAGCCTATGGGTATCATATTATTAAGTTAGAAGAATTGCTACCACCACTTGATAAAGATATAGAAGCTGTTAAGAATCGTGAGAAGATGATTATAGAAGATGTTAAGAATCAACTTAAAGAGGAAGGGTTCAAGCAACAGATTGAAGTTTTGCGCCAAGAATATTCAGTGGTTATGAATGAAGAGTTGCTTAAGACAATTAAGGTAAGAGAAGAGTCCGTAAAAGAATAG
- a CDS encoding Ig-like domain-containing protein — MKNFKKVLALVLSLAMIISTFTVSFAAEQKTDAEICEALDLIKGDGDGVTDEYLASESPRWKIAIMTLRLRGLEDEALAFEGTETFEDAEELTWVAGRSILAYLKANPELGWIGYDNKVDPNGMMTVQQYYKVMLEALGYAQGTDFEWAEVMDFAAEKGLVAAANAEELTMADVAAVTVEVLKAENSDGIVLVDALVEAGAIDQDVAVDLDLVEPPVVANLNIKSVRAMNASYVKLTLNDETDVVPSADAFAIVDENDKVVEVKEVLLYGSKDVRLKTAAHTKNLKHTITYQEKDFDYVGLAADTTAPKVTLTAIAKGYKTVEISFDDVMEKASAEIATNYTIKDRNNNALLVTAAELTADKTVRLTTAEQKPGELYTITVAGVYNLEGLVVGTSDNTAKFGGVAKLPAPKVSQTGIAKSNTKVQIMFDQELDTTTAEDASNYTIKDRSGNAFIVLEAKVVTKDQDPANYNKSVYLTTAEQKTGELYTITVVNVQNIDGVVVDSSNDEAKFGGIAKDTTAPKVMKTAVAKSNSIVEATFDEEMDSETVNDVANYTIKDRDGKELAVLNAELLTGNKVVKLTTAAQEASELYKITIVNVKDISGNVINSSDDEANFGGIPLDTTAPKVVNAYAQIENGETYVYVDFDKNLDTDTATVFANYKFDNGLGYGLDAEVQTDGSIVKVLTNAQGFNTMYKVTVTGVKSADNVVISSDNTASFAGVGADVRPEVGSAYALNIRTVDVYLNTTVADSAIEPSDFTVSKNTDSTQRITVNAVIQDKKEKKVTLYLASDLASGILYDVEITTAGDQFINERGTAQTDSAKAKTQFAGTTTSYAFKVEYIMPVDNKTIDIYFNGALKDETPSVQPAVGAVRISGGNTGESFSNSNGDAVSSGATLKVLPTNKSVLRLTLSSSDTLVPGRVYYLWFVGAQPINAGNVSMALDSSSNPVKTQFAGSSVAQGKPAIDYILPIDNKSFTVKFKTPVTSFTAANLQTTISSDTYYSSTAVHLIEENSASDGSEFTVYLINPTTPGTVYTLTIPNGTNVANAAGTQDANITATLAGSSVTHAKPAVATASIDNEREIVTVTLNHAVATASGVAPGNDLTAVQLSALFDITGIFEDGTAVNGTYIMELPAAANDDEFVDSKTIKFKLSKKLKAASIFKVRSKNNLLVDKTGTTSKVDTDVSDSDYMQVSVPNVDSTVAAPTVVKTSAVTAVTGVKASLDLLADTVTVVAKNEGVAGNSTNVEVLAAPGSSTTAVGFNETANTLTITLSDEAIDNVGNAIVTAAAAAGLTLVDINVLGNGNATLTASSSAPLTGGVDAVAAAPGTVTLTFAEQMDKSLDTISELGITFTDSSAVAKSAGNTAVSWNTAGTVLTVTLDASIVTNDILATLTVRDLKGNTYSSSAITIN, encoded by the coding sequence ATGAAAAACTTTAAGAAAGTTTTAGCATTAGTTCTTTCATTAGCAATGATTATATCTACTTTTACAGTTTCATTTGCTGCTGAACAAAAGACTGATGCAGAAATTTGCGAAGCCTTAGATTTAATCAAAGGCGATGGCGATGGTGTAACTGATGAATATCTTGCATCTGAGAGTCCAAGATGGAAGATTGCTATTATGACATTAAGATTAAGAGGGTTAGAGGATGAGGCTTTAGCTTTTGAAGGTACTGAAACTTTTGAAGATGCTGAAGAATTGACTTGGGTAGCTGGAAGATCAATTCTTGCTTACTTAAAAGCTAATCCAGAGTTAGGATGGATTGGATACGATAATAAAGTTGATCCTAATGGCATGATGACTGTTCAACAGTATTACAAAGTTATGCTTGAAGCATTAGGTTATGCTCAAGGAACTGATTTTGAGTGGGCTGAGGTTATGGACTTCGCTGCTGAAAAAGGTTTGGTAGCAGCTGCTAACGCTGAAGAACTTACAATGGCTGACGTTGCTGCAGTAACTGTTGAAGTATTAAAAGCTGAAAACAGTGATGGCATTGTTCTAGTTGATGCGTTAGTTGAAGCTGGAGCGATTGACCAAGATGTAGCTGTAGACCTTGACTTAGTGGAACCTCCAGTGGTTGCTAACTTAAATATTAAGTCAGTTAGAGCTATGAATGCATCTTATGTTAAATTAACTTTAAATGATGAAACGGATGTAGTTCCAAGTGCTGATGCATTTGCAATTGTTGATGAGAATGACAAAGTAGTAGAAGTTAAAGAAGTGTTATTATATGGTTCTAAAGATGTAAGGCTTAAGACAGCTGCTCATACTAAGAACTTAAAGCACACAATAACTTATCAAGAAAAAGACTTTGATTATGTTGGCTTAGCTGCTGATACAACAGCTCCAAAAGTAACACTCACAGCTATTGCTAAAGGATATAAAACGGTTGAAATTTCTTTTGATGATGTAATGGAAAAAGCATCAGCAGAGATTGCAACTAACTATACTATCAAAGATAGAAATAACAATGCATTATTAGTTACTGCTGCTGAATTAACAGCAGATAAAACTGTAAGACTTACAACCGCAGAGCAAAAACCTGGAGAGTTGTATACGATTACTGTAGCTGGAGTTTATAACTTAGAAGGCTTAGTTGTTGGAACTAGCGATAACACTGCTAAGTTTGGTGGGGTTGCAAAATTACCTGCTCCAAAAGTGTCTCAAACAGGTATTGCTAAATCTAATACAAAAGTCCAAATTATGTTTGATCAAGAACTGGATACAACGACAGCAGAAGATGCTTCTAACTATACAATTAAAGATAGAAGTGGTAATGCATTTATCGTATTAGAAGCTAAAGTAGTTACAAAAGATCAAGATCCTGCTAATTATAACAAATCTGTATATTTAACAACTGCTGAGCAAAAAACAGGAGAACTTTATACAATAACTGTCGTAAATGTTCAAAATATTGATGGTGTTGTGGTTGATTCTTCTAATGATGAAGCTAAGTTTGGTGGTATTGCTAAAGATACAACAGCTCCAAAGGTAATGAAAACTGCAGTTGCAAAATCAAATTCAATTGTAGAAGCTACATTTGATGAAGAAATGGATTCAGAAACTGTTAATGATGTTGCTAACTACACTATCAAAGATAGAGATGGAAAAGAGTTAGCGGTATTAAATGCTGAATTATTAACTGGAAATAAGGTAGTTAAATTAACAACAGCTGCTCAAGAAGCTTCTGAGTTATATAAAATTACAATTGTAAATGTTAAAGATATTTCTGGTAATGTAATCAACTCAAGTGATGATGAAGCAAACTTTGGCGGTATTCCTCTTGATACAACTGCACCAAAAGTTGTAAATGCATATGCTCAAATCGAAAATGGCGAAACTTATGTTTACGTTGATTTCGATAAGAACCTTGACACAGATACAGCTACTGTATTTGCTAATTACAAATTTGATAATGGTCTTGGTTATGGATTGGATGCTGAGGTTCAGACTGATGGAAGTATCGTTAAGGTTCTAACCAATGCTCAAGGATTCAACACAATGTACAAAGTAACTGTAACAGGTGTTAAATCTGCGGACAATGTAGTTATTAGTTCTGATAATACTGCTTCATTTGCAGGCGTTGGTGCTGATGTAAGACCAGAGGTAGGATCAGCTTATGCACTTAATATAAGAACGGTAGATGTATACTTAAATACAACAGTTGCTGATTCAGCAATTGAACCTAGTGATTTTACTGTTTCTAAAAATACTGATTCAACTCAAAGAATTACAGTTAATGCGGTAATTCAAGATAAGAAAGAAAAGAAAGTAACGCTTTACCTAGCTAGCGACTTAGCAAGTGGTATTCTATATGATGTTGAGATTACTACAGCTGGAGACCAGTTTATAAACGAAAGAGGTACTGCTCAAACAGATTCTGCAAAAGCAAAAACACAATTTGCAGGTACAACAACTTCTTATGCGTTTAAAGTAGAATATATTATGCCAGTTGATAATAAAACAATTGATATCTATTTCAATGGTGCATTGAAAGATGAAACACCTTCAGTACAACCAGCTGTAGGAGCTGTACGTATTTCAGGTGGAAACACTGGTGAATCGTTTAGTAATTCAAATGGTGATGCAGTAAGTTCAGGTGCAACACTAAAAGTATTACCTACTAACAAATCTGTTTTAAGATTAACATTAAGCTCAAGTGATACATTAGTACCAGGTAGAGTATATTACTTATGGTTTGTTGGAGCGCAACCAATAAATGCTGGTAATGTTTCTATGGCTCTTGATAGTTCAAGCAATCCTGTTAAAACGCAATTTGCAGGTAGCTCAGTAGCTCAAGGAAAACCAGCTATTGATTATATTTTACCAATTGATAATAAATCATTTACAGTTAAATTTAAAACACCAGTAACTAGTTTTACTGCTGCTAATCTTCAAACTACAATTAGCTCAGATACCTATTACTCAAGTACTGCAGTTCACTTAATTGAAGAAAATTCAGCTTCAGATGGTAGTGAGTTTACAGTTTACTTAATTAATCCAACTACTCCAGGTACAGTTTATACTTTGACTATACCTAATGGAACGAATGTAGCAAACGCTGCAGGAACTCAAGATGCTAATATTACTGCTACATTAGCAGGAAGTAGTGTTACCCATGCTAAACCAGCAGTAGCTACAGCAAGTATTGATAATGAAAGAGAAATTGTTACTGTTACATTAAATCATGCAGTAGCTACAGCTAGTGGAGTGGCTCCTGGCAATGATTTAACAGCAGTTCAATTATCAGCATTATTTGATATAACTGGTATATTTGAAGATGGTACAGCAGTTAATGGTACTTATATTATGGAATTACCTGCCGCTGCTAATGATGATGAATTTGTTGATTCAAAAACGATTAAGTTTAAGTTAAGTAAAAAACTTAAAGCAGCTTCAATATTTAAAGTTAGAAGTAAAAACAATTTATTAGTTGACAAGACTGGTACAACAAGTAAAGTTGATACAGATGTTAGCGATTCAGATTACATGCAAGTATCTGTTCCGAATGTTGATTCAACTGTAGCTGCACCAACTGTAGTTAAGACTAGTGCTGTTACAGCAGTGACAGGAGTAAAAGCTTCATTAGACTTGCTTGCAGATACAGTTACAGTTGTTGCTAAGAATGAGGGTGTAGCTGGAAATAGTACTAATGTAGAAGTTTTAGCAGCACCAGGTTCATCAACAACAGCAGTAGGATTCAATGAAACAGCAAATACACTTACAATTACCTTATCAGATGAAGCTATAGATAATGTAGGTAATGCTATAGTAACAGCAGCAGCAGCAGCAGGATTAACGCTTGTTGATATTAATGTTTTAGGTAACGGTAATGCTACATTAACAGCATCATCTTCAGCCCCTCTTACAGGTGGTGTAGATGCAGTAGCAGCAGCACCTGGTACAGTTACTTTAACCTTTGCAGAACAAATGGATAAATCTTTAGATACTATTTCTGAATTAGGAATAACATTCACAGATAGTTCCGCTGTTGCAAAATCAGCTGGAAATACAGCAGTTTCTTGGAATACTGCTGGTACAGTATTAACTGTTACTTTAGATGCTTCAATCGTTACAAATGATATTCTTGCGACATTAACGGTTAGAGATCTAAAGGGTAATACTTATAGTTCTAGTGCAATAACAATTAACTAA